A single genomic interval of Gouania willdenowi chromosome 10, fGouWil2.1, whole genome shotgun sequence harbors:
- the sparc gene encoding SPARC isoform X2, with product MKMWIVFLLCLVSRGMTAPTEEEVLVVDPVVEAGPEEAEVGANPVQVEVAAFDEAIEVVEDMEEVEEEVPTENPCLDFHCKKGKVCEIDEDNTPMCVCQDPSSCLAPEGEFEHVCGTDNKTYETQCHFHATKCSLEGTKKGRKLHLDYIGPCKFIEPCGDSELSEFPLRMRDWLKNVLVTLYERDQDNNLLSEKQKLRVKKIFENEKRLQAGEHSLDLLAHDFKKNYNMYIFPVHWQFSQLDQHPGDGYLTHTELAPLRAPLIPMEHCTTRFFEMCDADSDKYIALEEWAACFGIKEQDVDKELMI from the exons ATGAAGATGTGGATTGTCTTCCTGCTTTGCCTCGTCAGCCGTGGCATGACGGCtcct acggAGGAGGAGGTGTTGGTGGTGGACCCAGTGGTGGAGGCGGGGCCTGAG GAGGCCGAGGTTGGTGCTAACCCCGTACAGGTGGAGGTTGCAGCATTTGACGAGGCCATCGAGGTGGTCGAGGACatggaggaagtggaggaggaggtcCCCACAGaga ACCCCTGCCTGGACTTTCACTGTAAAAAAGGTAAAGTGTGTGAGATCGACGAGGACAACACccccatgtgtgtgtgtcaggaccCCAGCAGCTGCCTCGCCCCCGAAGGAGAGTTTGAGCAC GTGTGTGGCACTGATAATAAGACGTACGAGACTCAATGTCATTTCCACGCTACAAAGTGCAGCCTGGAAGGAACCAAGAAAGGACGCAAGCTGCACCTGGATTACATCGGACCCTGCAAAT TCATCGAGCCGTGTGGGGACAGTGAGCTGAGTGAGTTCCCACTGCGTATGAGGGACTGGCTGAAGAACGTTCTGGTCACTCTGTACGAGCGTGACCAGGACAACAACCTGCTGAGTGAGAAGCAGAAGCTGAGG GTGAAGAAGATCTTTGAGAACGAGAAGCGTCTCCAGGCAGGAGAACACTCCCTGGATCTGCTCGCCCACGACTTCAAGAAGAACTACAATATGTACATCTTCCCCGTGCACTGGCAGTTCAGCCAGCTGGACCAGCACCCCGGGGACGG GTATCTGACCCACACAGAGCTGGCCCCCCTGCGTGCCCCCCTCATTCCCATGGAGCACTGCACCACTCGTTTCTTTGAGATGTGCGACGCTGACAGCGATAAGTACATCGCTCTGGAGGAGTGGGCTGCTTGCTTCGGCATCAAAGAGC aggaCGTGGACAAAGAGCTGATGATCTGA
- the sparc gene encoding SPARC isoform X1 has product MKILKMKMWIVFLLCLVSRGMTAPTEEEVLVVDPVVEAGPEEAEVGANPVQVEVAAFDEAIEVVEDMEEVEEEVPTENPCLDFHCKKGKVCEIDEDNTPMCVCQDPSSCLAPEGEFEHVCGTDNKTYETQCHFHATKCSLEGTKKGRKLHLDYIGPCKFIEPCGDSELSEFPLRMRDWLKNVLVTLYERDQDNNLLSEKQKLRVKKIFENEKRLQAGEHSLDLLAHDFKKNYNMYIFPVHWQFSQLDQHPGDGYLTHTELAPLRAPLIPMEHCTTRFFEMCDADSDKYIALEEWAACFGIKEQDVDKELMI; this is encoded by the exons ATGAAG ATTCTGAAGATGAAGATGTGGATTGTCTTCCTGCTTTGCCTCGTCAGCCGTGGCATGACGGCtcct acggAGGAGGAGGTGTTGGTGGTGGACCCAGTGGTGGAGGCGGGGCCTGAG GAGGCCGAGGTTGGTGCTAACCCCGTACAGGTGGAGGTTGCAGCATTTGACGAGGCCATCGAGGTGGTCGAGGACatggaggaagtggaggaggaggtcCCCACAGaga ACCCCTGCCTGGACTTTCACTGTAAAAAAGGTAAAGTGTGTGAGATCGACGAGGACAACACccccatgtgtgtgtgtcaggaccCCAGCAGCTGCCTCGCCCCCGAAGGAGAGTTTGAGCAC GTGTGTGGCACTGATAATAAGACGTACGAGACTCAATGTCATTTCCACGCTACAAAGTGCAGCCTGGAAGGAACCAAGAAAGGACGCAAGCTGCACCTGGATTACATCGGACCCTGCAAAT TCATCGAGCCGTGTGGGGACAGTGAGCTGAGTGAGTTCCCACTGCGTATGAGGGACTGGCTGAAGAACGTTCTGGTCACTCTGTACGAGCGTGACCAGGACAACAACCTGCTGAGTGAGAAGCAGAAGCTGAGG GTGAAGAAGATCTTTGAGAACGAGAAGCGTCTCCAGGCAGGAGAACACTCCCTGGATCTGCTCGCCCACGACTTCAAGAAGAACTACAATATGTACATCTTCCCCGTGCACTGGCAGTTCAGCCAGCTGGACCAGCACCCCGGGGACGG GTATCTGACCCACACAGAGCTGGCCCCCCTGCGTGCCCCCCTCATTCCCATGGAGCACTGCACCACTCGTTTCTTTGAGATGTGCGACGCTGACAGCGATAAGTACATCGCTCTGGAGGAGTGGGCTGCTTGCTTCGGCATCAAAGAGC aggaCGTGGACAAAGAGCTGATGATCTGA